In Pectinophora gossypiella chromosome 5, ilPecGoss1.1, whole genome shotgun sequence, a genomic segment contains:
- the LOC126366749 gene encoding uncharacterized protein LOC126366749 yields MPKRKRAKSPDLDCIYKKIKLLEKQVREHRSTSKRRHRVIESSSSSSSRESSPERVQEIQGELSSSDDQTEMINNDLRNILDAAWVGCNPPDREVPTAAALPDTATGTAGAALICEQPPAAPHEETTSATQAEPLDLMDCLDSATMEILGEDPTAKIEYGPSIHKEIANRLEHFAVSGIDRELRKELNKKYLTPDNCVRTGAPMLNDEIRAALPESVIKRDKILQAKQQQLATIISCLSSTITEQINQKEKNHDLLQKLMDMGRLLCDVQHAESIARRNFAIYSVKKEMKDHLAHTSIDKYLFGENLSEALKAAKAVNKSGSDLKIPTKTPKKNQPQASKPQTSKNWKQPAQSRRQQTQQRSRETTSQRGQHTASSKRSPPPSKTTRRR; encoded by the exons ATGCCGAAAAGAAAACGTGCCAAATCCCCCGATTTGGAttgtatttacaaaaaaattaaactacTAGAAAAACAAGTTCGTGAACATCGTAGTACCAGTAAACGGCGACATCGGGTCATCgagtcttcatcatcatcatcgtcgaGGGAATCTTCACCTGAACGAGTTCAAGAAATACAAG GAGAGCTCTCGTCGTCAGACGATCAGACCGAGATGATTAATAATGACCTTCGGAATATCCTCGACGCCGCCTGGGTCGGCTGCAACCCCCCGGACAGGGAGGTTCCTACTGCTGCAGCGTTGCCGGACACCGCCACCGGTACCGCCGGCGCCGCCTTGATCTGCGAGCAGCCGCCCGCCGCGCCACACGAGGAAACCACCTCGGCTACTCAAGCTGAGCCTCTTGATCTTATGGACTGTCTGGATAGCGCCACAATGGAAATCCTAGGCGAAGATCCCACAGCCAAAATTGAATATGGTCCTTCAATCCACAAAGAAATCGCAAATCGATTAGAACATTTCGCCGTCTCAGGTATAGACAGAGAGCTTCGTAAAGAATTGAATAAGAAGTACCTGACCCCGGACAATTGTGTCCGGACGGGAGCACCCATGCTTAACGACGAAATTCGAGCTGCCTTGCCGGAGAGTGTCATCAAAAGAGACAAAATACTCCAAGCTAAGCAACAACAACTTGCAACGATAATATCGTGTTTATCTAGCACCATCACTgaacaaataaatcaaaaagaaaaaaatcacgACCTTCTTCAGAAATTGATGGATATGGGACGTCTTCTATGCGATGTGCAACACGCAGAGTCAATAGCTAGACGAAACTTCGCCATATATTCCGTTAAAAAGGAAATGAAGGACCACTTGGCACATACCAGCATAGACAAATATTTGTTCGGCGAAAATCTTTCAGAAGCATTAAAAGCTGCAAAAGCAGTCAATAAATCCGGTTCAGACCTTAAAATTCCAACTAAAACTCCCAAGAAAAACCAACCTCAAGCGTCAAAGCCGCAGACGTCAAAAAACTGGAAACAGCCGGCGCAAAGTCGCCGGCAGCAAACGCAGCAGAGGAGCCGAGAGACGACCTCTCAGCGCGGGCAGCACACCGCCTCGTCGAAGAGATCGCCGCCTCCGTCGAAGACGACCCGCCGCCGGTAG